A window of the Tunturibacter empetritectus genome harbors these coding sequences:
- a CDS encoding DUF2306 domain-containing protein, with protein MSANAPVEGVARGVYPAWLKVGFWICVVIAVAVVLRRVAVLAHPGQGGSGGLSPTAALDAVFASHAALTLAHIVPAMAFVLLTPFVLMQRDGAMWAERLFFPLGAWVGVTAYAMSAYPVGGWVERSAVLLFNSLFLFSLGMAFVAARRGEALVKMRWMLRAIAILLGIATTRPVMGVFFATSRLTHLEPAQFFGIAFWIGFSINTIAIELWLRSRGNRLPVAG; from the coding sequence ATGAGCGCTAATGCTCCGGTAGAAGGGGTGGCTCGTGGTGTCTATCCTGCGTGGCTGAAGGTGGGCTTCTGGATCTGCGTTGTGATTGCGGTTGCGGTGGTGCTGCGTCGAGTGGCGGTGCTTGCTCATCCTGGGCAGGGTGGGTCTGGTGGATTGTCGCCTACGGCAGCCCTTGATGCGGTGTTTGCGTCGCACGCTGCTTTGACGCTTGCGCATATTGTTCCGGCGATGGCGTTCGTTTTGCTGACTCCGTTTGTGCTGATGCAACGGGACGGTGCGATGTGGGCGGAGCGGCTGTTCTTTCCGCTGGGAGCCTGGGTGGGAGTGACCGCGTATGCGATGAGTGCTTATCCGGTGGGAGGCTGGGTGGAGCGATCCGCGGTGCTGCTGTTCAATAGCCTCTTTTTGTTTTCGCTTGGGATGGCCTTTGTTGCGGCGAGGCGGGGCGAGGCGCTTGTGAAGATGCGCTGGATGTTGAGAGCGATTGCGATCCTTCTTGGCATTGCAACCACGCGGCCGGTGATGGGTGTGTTTTTTGCGACGAGCCGGTTGACGCATCTCGAGCCGGCGCAGTTCTTCGGCATTGCATTCTGGATTGGATTTTCGATCAACACGATTGCTATCGAACTGTGGCTGCGCTCGAGGGGCAATCGGCTTCCTGTTGCAGGTTAG
- a CDS encoding type II secretion system F family protein, giving the protein MTEFVIKLADERGRVMEQSHAAATAEELKARFTHAGYFVYSVKAKSALGASKKKVKLETFLVFNQQFLTLIKAGLPILGSLELLGKRQKIPHFRAQLEDVAARVKTGESISQAFEAQGGFPIVYTTTLLAGERSGNLEEVLQRFLDFQRVSLTFRKKLKASLIYPALLVVMVIGLFIFLITFVVPRFAQLYDQLGTKLPALTTFLLDLGREAQAYGIYVAVVVGAVGFLLYRWSKTDAGASLIDKIRIKLPVFGSVWLKYQVGLFSRTLSTLLTGGLPLVPSLETAAKSIDSRQIASAVYKSVETVREGKGLSVSLQATKVFPELAIEMIEVGESTGALPQMLNSVAEFFEEDVQTNLTAAMSLIEPLILIMMGLVVTTILIALYLPIFSLSAGGSGGQ; this is encoded by the coding sequence ATGACTGAGTTTGTGATCAAGCTGGCGGATGAGCGTGGACGGGTGATGGAGCAGAGCCATGCGGCGGCTACGGCGGAGGAGCTGAAGGCGCGGTTTACCCATGCGGGATACTTCGTCTATTCCGTGAAGGCGAAGAGCGCGCTGGGGGCTAGCAAGAAGAAGGTGAAGCTGGAGACGTTTCTGGTCTTCAATCAACAGTTTCTGACGTTGATTAAGGCTGGGTTGCCGATTTTGGGGTCGCTGGAGCTGCTGGGCAAGAGGCAGAAGATTCCGCACTTTCGCGCGCAGCTGGAGGACGTGGCGGCGCGGGTGAAGACGGGGGAGTCGATCTCGCAGGCGTTTGAGGCGCAGGGCGGATTTCCGATTGTGTATACGACGACGCTGCTGGCGGGGGAGCGGTCGGGAAATCTGGAAGAGGTGTTGCAGAGGTTTCTGGACTTTCAGCGTGTGTCGCTGACGTTCCGCAAGAAGCTGAAGGCGAGTTTGATCTATCCGGCGCTGCTGGTAGTGATGGTGATTGGGTTGTTTATCTTTCTGATCACGTTTGTGGTGCCGCGGTTTGCGCAGCTCTATGACCAGCTGGGGACGAAGCTGCCGGCGCTGACTACGTTTCTGCTGGACCTGGGGCGGGAGGCGCAGGCTTACGGGATTTATGTTGCGGTGGTGGTGGGGGCGGTTGGATTTTTGCTTTATCGGTGGTCGAAGACGGATGCTGGGGCGAGCCTGATCGATAAGATTCGGATCAAGCTGCCGGTGTTTGGCAGTGTATGGCTGAAGTATCAGGTGGGGTTGTTTTCGCGGACTCTGTCTACGCTGTTGACGGGTGGTTTGCCGTTGGTGCCTTCGCTTGAGACGGCGGCGAAGTCGATTGATTCGCGGCAGATTGCGAGTGCGGTTTACAAGTCGGTGGAGACGGTTCGCGAGGGCAAGGGCTTGTCGGTGAGCTTGCAGGCGACGAAGGTATTTCCGGAGCTGGCGATCGAGATGATCGAGGTGGGCGAGTCGACTGGTGCGCTGCCGCAGATGTTGAACTCGGTGGCGGAGTTCTTTGAGGAGGATGTGCAGACTAATCTGACGGCGGCGATGAGTCTGATTGAGCCGCTGATCTTGATCATGATGGGGCTGGTGGTGACGACGATTTTGATTGCGCTTTATCTGCCGATCTTCAGTTTGAGTGCGGGTGGTTCGGGCGGCCAGTAG
- a CDS encoding DUF2959 family protein, whose translation MIRADLPLIQEIRVDSGERLQFVKLGRVEELTVISRRWVLRGVAAVAPLMLLSGCTSSYYKAMKTFGKEKRDILVSRVKDSKKDQQQAKEQIKTTMESFQALTGFQGGSLEKNYKKLNGEYEKAADSAQKLHNRIDSIDQVSGDLFKEWQKEIDGMENKKLKAQSAVMLRQSRLSEAGYIKSMRQTEARMTPVITAFRDQVTFLKHNLNARAIGSLKGTSAQMSTDVDVLMVSLDASIAQADTLINSLNADQP comes from the coding sequence TTGATTCGGGCTGATCTTCCGTTGATTCAAGAGATTCGGGTGGATTCGGGGGAGAGGTTACAATTCGTCAAGCTTGGACGGGTGGAGGAGTTGACTGTGATCTCTCGGCGTTGGGTGTTGCGAGGCGTGGCGGCGGTGGCTCCGCTGATGTTGCTGAGTGGGTGTACGAGCTCGTACTACAAGGCGATGAAGACGTTTGGCAAAGAGAAGCGGGACATTTTGGTGTCGCGCGTGAAGGACTCGAAGAAGGATCAACAGCAGGCGAAGGAACAGATCAAGACGACGATGGAGTCGTTCCAGGCGTTGACCGGGTTTCAGGGTGGGTCGCTCGAGAAGAACTACAAGAAGTTGAATGGAGAGTATGAAAAGGCTGCGGATAGTGCGCAGAAGTTGCATAACCGCATCGACTCGATCGATCAGGTTTCGGGGGATCTCTTCAAGGAGTGGCAGAAGGAGATCGATGGGATGGAGAACAAGAAGCTGAAGGCGCAGTCGGCGGTGATGCTACGGCAGTCGCGGCTGAGTGAGGCGGGGTATATCAAGTCGATGCGGCAGACGGAGGCGCGGATGACGCCGGTGATTACGGCGTTTCGGGATCAGGTGACGTTTTTGAAGCACAATTTGAATGCGCGGGCGATTGGGTCGTTGAAGGGGACTTCGGCTCAGATGTCGACGGATGTAGATGTGCTGATGGTGAGTCTGGATGCGTCGATTGCGCAGGCGGATACGTTGATTAATTCTTTGAATGCGGATCAGCCTTAA
- a CDS encoding DHA2 family efflux MFS transporter permease subunit, producing MATATLIEPVQAAPRQPVKSAAQRPTRPLINPWVVALTVTLATFMELLDTSIANVSLPYIAGGLGRSYDEVTWILTTYLVANAVVLPMSAWLSRVFGRKTYYMACVTLFTITSFFCGIAPTLGIMLLSRVLQGIGGGGLAPVEQAILVDAFPPAKRASAFALYTVAIVTAPAIGPVLGGWITDNYNWRWVFFINIPVGILSLFLTNRFVHDPEGYAEERKTVRGPALNGKPGKLRVDGIGIALVGLGSAALEVLLDRGQIDDWFGSPFIIWCFVIGIGCLTAAVFWELHVPDPIIDFRLLKIRNFAIANFFYFIFGFGLFASTTMIPQLLQSLYGYRAIDAGLVLGPGALVITFLAPVGAQLVQRGIVKPRILLFGAVMIVGMSFLHYSHFNLDTDYKHYALARALQGLGYGFFFVPLSVIAYSQLSPAQNNKASSLTNFFRNWGGSFGIAFITTMSDRRQSFHQERVGSNLASSNGTLQQNINQTASYLQSHGFSPADAISAAYGRVYDQLHAQTQLLAFMDCFHIIGIITLIAAPIVLLTKAFKPSGKSEGAH from the coding sequence ATGGCCACCGCCACCCTCATCGAGCCAGTCCAGGCCGCTCCCCGACAGCCTGTAAAGTCCGCCGCCCAGCGTCCAACCCGTCCCCTCATCAACCCCTGGGTCGTCGCCCTCACCGTCACCCTCGCCACCTTCATGGAGCTGCTCGACACCTCCATCGCCAACGTCTCCCTTCCCTACATCGCCGGCGGCCTCGGCCGCTCCTACGACGAAGTCACCTGGATCCTCACCACCTACCTCGTCGCCAACGCCGTCGTCCTGCCCATGTCCGCGTGGCTCTCCCGCGTCTTCGGCCGCAAGACCTACTACATGGCCTGCGTCACCCTCTTCACCATCACGTCCTTCTTCTGCGGAATCGCCCCCACCCTCGGCATCATGCTCCTTTCGCGCGTCCTGCAAGGCATCGGCGGCGGCGGCCTCGCCCCGGTCGAGCAAGCCATCCTCGTAGACGCCTTCCCTCCCGCCAAACGCGCCTCCGCCTTCGCCCTCTACACCGTCGCCATTGTCACCGCCCCCGCCATCGGCCCCGTCCTCGGCGGCTGGATCACCGACAACTACAACTGGCGCTGGGTCTTCTTCATCAACATCCCCGTCGGCATCCTCTCCCTCTTCCTCACCAACCGCTTCGTTCACGATCCCGAGGGCTACGCCGAAGAGCGCAAGACCGTCCGCGGCCCTGCCCTCAATGGCAAGCCCGGAAAACTCCGCGTCGACGGCATCGGCATCGCCCTCGTCGGCCTCGGCTCCGCAGCCCTCGAAGTCCTCCTCGACCGCGGCCAGATCGACGACTGGTTCGGCTCCCCCTTCATCATCTGGTGCTTCGTCATCGGTATCGGCTGTCTCACCGCTGCCGTCTTCTGGGAGCTCCACGTTCCCGACCCCATCATCGACTTCCGCCTCCTCAAGATCCGCAACTTCGCCATCGCCAACTTCTTCTACTTCATCTTCGGCTTCGGCCTCTTCGCCTCCACCACCATGATCCCGCAGCTCCTCCAGTCCCTCTACGGCTACCGCGCCATCGACGCCGGCCTAGTCCTCGGACCCGGAGCCTTAGTCATCACCTTCCTGGCCCCCGTAGGCGCGCAACTGGTTCAGCGAGGCATCGTCAAGCCCCGCATCCTGCTCTTCGGAGCCGTCATGATCGTCGGCATGTCGTTCCTCCACTACAGCCACTTCAACCTCGACACCGACTACAAACACTACGCCCTCGCCCGCGCCCTGCAAGGCCTCGGCTACGGCTTCTTCTTCGTGCCGCTCTCGGTCATCGCCTACTCGCAGCTAAGCCCGGCACAAAACAACAAGGCCTCCTCCCTCACCAACTTCTTCCGTAACTGGGGTGGCAGCTTCGGCATCGCCTTCATCACCACCATGTCCGACCGGCGCCAGAGCTTTCACCAGGAGCGCGTAGGTTCAAACCTCGCCTCCTCCAACGGCACCCTGCAGCAGAACATCAACCAGACGGCCTCCTACCTGCAATCTCACGGCTTCTCCCCAGCAGACGCCATCAGCGCAGCCTACGGACGTGTCTACGACCAGCTCCACGCCCAAACCCAGCTCCTCGCCTTCATGGACTGCTTCCACATCATCGGCATCATCACCCTCATCGCAGCCCCGATAGTCCTGCTCACCAAAGCCTTCAAACCCAGCGGCAAGTCCGAAGGAGCCCACTGA
- a CDS encoding HdeD family acid-resistance protein, whose product MSTYPPTLSALAPKAINWSIALRILLILAGLFAILVPPLSGLAVTLIFAWAMIISGITHFVFAFKTHTTGGVLWELLVGAIYLFTGIYLLLHPLDALIVLTLILAVYLVFEGIVEIIQSFQLRPRHGASWLLFDGVITLILAIMIWRSWPASTVWVIGTLVGISMIFSGFSRLMLSLAAKRALNQSL is encoded by the coding sequence ATGAGTACCTACCCGCCGACCCTCTCCGCTCTCGCTCCAAAAGCCATCAACTGGTCCATCGCCCTCAGGATTCTACTGATCCTGGCCGGCCTCTTCGCGATCCTCGTTCCGCCCCTCTCCGGCCTCGCGGTCACCCTCATCTTCGCGTGGGCCATGATCATCAGCGGAATCACCCACTTCGTCTTCGCCTTCAAGACCCATACCACCGGCGGCGTGCTCTGGGAGCTGCTCGTCGGCGCCATCTACCTCTTCACCGGAATCTATCTTCTGCTGCACCCACTCGACGCGCTCATCGTCCTCACGCTGATCCTTGCCGTCTACCTGGTCTTCGAAGGAATCGTGGAGATCATCCAGTCGTTCCAGCTTCGCCCCCGCCACGGAGCGAGCTGGCTGTTGTTCGACGGCGTCATCACGCTGATCCTCGCCATCATGATCTGGCGCTCGTGGCCTGCGAGCACGGTCTGGGTCATTGGAACGCTGGTCGGCATCAGCATGATCTTTAGCGGCTTCTCGCGCCTCATGCTCTCGCTCGCTGCCAAACGCGCGCTTAATCAAAGCCTCTAA
- a CDS encoding GspE/PulE family protein: MAMAPLAIPINEAGMGEVERAQLLARRYRADFVDLKNFKISHELFKSVPVDMMFRYNFVPLEQMEGKLAIAVSDPSKLMVLDEISGLLGQRLVTRVATLSQITELLKKTEQSQRVLDEASEGLAFDVLHGDENQDSNISIERLTSEDDISPIIRLVDTTIFTALERRASDIHLETFDDSLLVKYRIDGVLQQAMAPIAREHHQTILSRIKVMSELDIAERRVPQDGRFRVRYKGRLIDFRVSIMPTVHGENAVLRVLDKESMSEKFKSLSLDVVGFAAKDLERFRRYIKEPYGMVLVTGPTGSGKTTTLYAALNEIKSEEDKIITIEDPVEYQIRGITQIPVNEKKGLTFARGLRSILRHDPDKILVGEIRDAETAQIAINSALTGHLVFTTVHANNVVDVLGRFLNMGVEPYNFVSALNCILAQRLVRQVCEFCVRDVHYSDAELLASGLDLHEWRGFNFREGPGCIECGGTGYRGRSAIHELLELDDEIREMLLAKKPGSEIRKKAKQKGMAFLRDSALERVRDGITTLKEINKVTFIEAGR; encoded by the coding sequence ATGGCAATGGCACCGTTGGCAATACCGATCAATGAAGCGGGGATGGGCGAGGTGGAGCGGGCGCAGCTGTTGGCGCGGCGCTATCGTGCTGATTTCGTGGACCTGAAGAACTTCAAGATCTCGCATGAGCTGTTCAAGAGTGTGCCCGTGGACATGATGTTCCGGTACAACTTTGTGCCGCTGGAGCAGATGGAGGGCAAGCTCGCGATTGCGGTATCGGATCCTTCGAAGCTGATGGTGCTGGATGAGATCTCGGGTCTGCTGGGGCAGCGGCTGGTGACCCGGGTCGCAACCCTGAGCCAGATCACCGAACTGCTGAAGAAGACCGAGCAGAGCCAGCGTGTGCTGGATGAAGCCAGTGAGGGTCTGGCGTTCGATGTGTTGCACGGCGATGAGAACCAGGACTCGAATATCTCGATTGAGCGGCTGACCAGCGAGGACGATATCTCGCCGATTATCCGGCTGGTGGATACGACGATCTTTACGGCGCTGGAGCGGCGCGCCTCGGATATTCACCTCGAGACCTTCGATGATTCGCTGCTGGTGAAGTACCGCATCGATGGCGTACTGCAGCAGGCGATGGCTCCGATTGCGCGGGAGCATCATCAGACGATTCTTTCGCGTATCAAGGTTATGAGCGAGCTGGATATTGCAGAGCGGCGCGTGCCGCAGGATGGACGTTTCCGCGTTCGTTATAAGGGCAGGCTGATCGACTTTCGTGTGTCGATTATGCCGACGGTGCATGGCGAGAATGCTGTGCTGCGTGTGCTCGATAAAGAGTCGATGTCGGAGAAGTTTAAGTCGCTGTCGCTGGATGTGGTGGGGTTTGCGGCGAAGGATCTTGAACGGTTTCGGCGGTACATCAAAGAGCCGTATGGCATGGTGCTGGTGACGGGGCCGACGGGTTCGGGTAAGACGACGACTCTTTACGCGGCGTTGAACGAGATCAAATCGGAAGAAGATAAGATCATCACGATTGAAGACCCGGTCGAGTATCAGATTCGGGGCATCACGCAGATTCCTGTGAATGAGAAGAAGGGGCTGACGTTTGCGCGAGGGTTGCGGTCGATCTTGCGGCATGACCCGGACAAGATTCTGGTCGGTGAGATTCGCGATGCGGAGACGGCGCAGATTGCCATCAACTCCGCGCTGACGGGACACCTTGTGTTTACAACGGTGCACGCGAATAACGTGGTCGATGTGCTGGGCAGGTTTTTGAACATGGGTGTTGAGCCTTACAACTTTGTTTCGGCGTTGAACTGCATTCTGGCGCAGCGGCTGGTGCGGCAGGTTTGTGAATTTTGCGTGAGAGACGTGCACTATAGCGATGCCGAACTGTTGGCGAGCGGTCTGGATCTGCACGAGTGGCGCGGGTTCAACTTCCGCGAGGGACCGGGTTGCATTGAGTGCGGCGGGACGGGGTATCGCGGTCGGTCGGCGATCCACGAACTGCTGGAGCTGGATGACGAGATTCGCGAGATGCTGTTGGCGAAGAAGCCGGGAAGCGAGATTCGCAAGAAGGCCAAGCAGAAAGGGATGGCTTTTCTAAGGGATTCGGCGCTGGAGAGAGTAAGGGACGGGATTACGACGCTGAAGGAGATCAACAAGGTTACGTTTATCGAGGCAGGACGGTAG
- a CDS encoding FG-GAP-like repeat-containing protein: protein MTATPWCKTPSGARSLLASLIAILLTVPAIAQTQTPIFPVLPYNFALSPQPNMALGDFNGDGRIDEATSNGINAMGISLNNGPTSSPTLTSIPLSCTPQYVLASDLNNDTKLDLAFSCGGGYIGVLLGNGDGTFQPASYYAVTIPGAAAPILTQVIAIDLNGDGYLDIAVIANSDEVGVLLNQGSGKPGSLSSSVLYSAPTNVTFRFIGAGDFNGDGKQDIIAGNAQLAVYYGKGDGTLNSPQLITASVATNSIGQSFVTGDFNRDGLADVAYLSSDPQSQDPSAPAISLQILLGDPSKNFTTGATLALNPSMNYAQIVPFQNTTTSSVTNFALVGGVTSIAITDGNGGLSMGESYSLSTYAVALSGANGNINLYFQSNVESVTAVGNGNGTFQASPATVLPYASTSTQQIGTPITADLNGDGLTDVLGVDFGGNLIAALGRGNGRFAVTTQNTGSTQPPQYIKNPPVIVTGDFDGDGKPDAIIILPGSLDSHGEVITANAQMFFYSGNGDGTFKASPAPAALSFYGAGTPAVGDFNGDGKLDLLVPYGGLDAHENPAFPTGTFFFAGKGDGTFAAPIAVSAPPVGYDQSTLGQVVDVNNDGKLDIIGGNTLSLGNGDGTFQEQPWPTGGVVTSDLNGDGIPDLLAGGGIYAGNGDGTFQTTPFFTKAGFGTAVGDLNGDGHLDLLNPATGGLNSSVTIYFGDGKGNFTADPNTYPVNVGPLGQLARLNNQAPNLPGDNKLDYLSFSGQAYSLGQAVYSLLNQLNPASTPPALLPSKTTLAASDNSAAPGQQLTFTATVTGATPTGTVSFASNGKALGTASIINGSATLATSFATASTYPVIANYTGDTNNTSSSSNAVSIVVAPVSSTNTLSVSAASAGTNQQLTLTASVSGLNPTGTVTFASATAILGTAPVTNGVAVLRFTFTAAGIYTVTASYAGDIANLSSVSAPVTVTIAAPDYTVTASPSSATIKAGQSATTTLTVTPVGGYTGTVKFSCGTLPTGVTCNFAPSSITPSTGSATSTLTITTTAPPTAFLRNLSGPLQGIAWASLLLLTLSPRRVFGFNRRLARASLLTLLLAAGLLSFSGCSSSSPSNPPTNPGTPVGVQTVTLTTTDSSGNLSHAINFQVTVQ from the coding sequence ATGACTGCGACCCCTTGGTGCAAGACCCCCTCCGGAGCCCGATCGCTCCTCGCCTCTCTGATCGCCATTCTCCTCACCGTCCCCGCCATCGCTCAGACTCAAACTCCCATCTTCCCAGTTCTTCCGTATAACTTTGCCCTTTCCCCGCAGCCCAATATGGCCCTGGGCGACTTCAACGGCGATGGTCGAATCGACGAAGCTACGTCCAACGGCATCAACGCCATGGGTATAAGTCTGAACAACGGCCCGACGTCGTCACCAACTCTTACAAGCATCCCACTGTCATGCACCCCGCAGTATGTTCTGGCGTCAGATCTGAACAACGACACTAAGCTTGATCTCGCATTCTCGTGTGGAGGTGGATACATCGGCGTGCTGCTCGGGAACGGCGACGGCACCTTTCAACCGGCGTCCTACTACGCTGTCACAATTCCAGGCGCGGCTGCTCCCATCTTGACCCAGGTAATTGCCATCGACCTGAATGGAGACGGCTATCTTGATATTGCCGTTATCGCGAACAGCGACGAAGTTGGTGTACTGCTGAACCAAGGCAGCGGAAAACCAGGATCGCTCTCTTCGTCCGTCTTATATTCCGCCCCAACAAATGTCACCTTCAGGTTCATCGGCGCCGGTGACTTCAACGGTGACGGCAAACAGGACATCATCGCAGGCAATGCGCAACTAGCGGTCTACTACGGCAAGGGAGATGGGACATTAAACTCTCCACAGCTTATAACCGCGAGCGTCGCTACAAATTCAATAGGCCAGAGTTTCGTCACTGGAGATTTCAACCGAGACGGACTGGCAGATGTTGCATATCTCAGCTCGGACCCACAGAGCCAGGACCCGTCAGCTCCTGCCATATCACTTCAGATTTTACTTGGGGATCCAAGTAAAAACTTTACGACTGGCGCGACCCTTGCTCTCAACCCGTCCATGAATTATGCGCAGATCGTTCCCTTCCAGAACACAACTACGAGCAGCGTCACGAACTTCGCCCTGGTCGGCGGTGTTACCTCCATCGCTATCACTGACGGGAATGGTGGCCTCTCCATGGGAGAGAGCTATAGCTTGTCCACCTATGCCGTAGCCTTGTCGGGAGCCAACGGCAATATCAACCTCTACTTTCAGTCAAATGTAGAATCGGTAACCGCTGTCGGCAACGGAAACGGCACCTTTCAAGCATCCCCAGCGACCGTTCTGCCGTACGCATCGACATCGACACAACAAATCGGAACTCCTATCACTGCGGATCTTAACGGAGATGGCCTCACCGATGTGCTCGGTGTTGACTTTGGCGGAAATTTGATAGCCGCCTTGGGGCGCGGAAACGGGAGGTTCGCGGTCACCACGCAAAATACCGGGAGCACCCAACCGCCGCAATATATAAAGAACCCGCCAGTCATCGTCACAGGAGATTTCGATGGCGACGGCAAGCCGGACGCGATCATCATCCTGCCCGGATCACTTGACTCCCATGGGGAAGTCATTACCGCAAACGCACAGATGTTTTTTTACAGCGGTAACGGCGACGGCACCTTCAAGGCGAGTCCCGCCCCAGCAGCTCTGAGCTTCTATGGGGCAGGCACACCTGCAGTCGGCGATTTCAACGGCGACGGCAAGCTCGACCTTCTTGTACCTTACGGCGGACTCGACGCCCACGAGAACCCCGCTTTTCCCACAGGAACTTTCTTTTTTGCAGGCAAGGGAGACGGAACCTTCGCCGCTCCCATAGCGGTTTCGGCACCCCCGGTCGGGTACGATCAATCCACTCTTGGACAAGTCGTAGACGTGAATAACGACGGGAAGCTCGATATCATTGGCGGCAATACCCTCAGTTTGGGAAATGGTGATGGCACCTTCCAGGAACAGCCCTGGCCCACTGGAGGGGTTGTTACAAGCGATCTGAACGGGGATGGGATCCCCGACCTGCTTGCCGGAGGCGGGATCTATGCCGGAAACGGTGACGGAACCTTTCAGACGACGCCCTTCTTTACAAAAGCTGGCTTTGGCACAGCGGTCGGCGACCTCAACGGAGACGGACACCTCGATCTGCTCAACCCTGCGACAGGTGGCCTAAATTCATCTGTCACCATTTATTTCGGAGATGGTAAAGGCAACTTCACTGCTGACCCGAACACCTATCCTGTCAATGTCGGTCCTCTCGGTCAACTCGCCCGGTTGAATAATCAGGCGCCAAACCTGCCAGGCGACAACAAATTGGATTACCTCAGTTTCAGTGGCCAAGCATACTCGCTTGGCCAAGCCGTGTACTCGCTCCTGAACCAACTCAACCCTGCGTCGACTCCTCCAGCACTACTTCCCTCCAAAACCACACTCGCGGCCTCAGATAACAGCGCAGCACCCGGTCAGCAACTCACGTTTACCGCCACGGTCACAGGAGCCACACCAACTGGCACGGTCTCCTTCGCCAGCAATGGCAAAGCACTCGGAACAGCGTCCATTATCAACGGAAGTGCCACACTCGCCACGTCCTTCGCGACGGCAAGCACTTACCCCGTCATCGCCAACTACACCGGAGACACCAACAACACATCAAGCTCCTCAAACGCAGTTTCGATCGTCGTCGCTCCGGTAAGCTCGACGAACACTCTCTCCGTCTCTGCGGCGAGCGCCGGAACGAACCAACAGCTCACCCTCACCGCGTCCGTCTCAGGACTCAATCCGACCGGAACGGTAACCTTTGCCTCCGCAACCGCGATCCTTGGCACAGCTCCTGTGACCAACGGAGTAGCAGTCCTGCGCTTCACCTTCACAGCCGCTGGCATTTACACCGTCACAGCAAGCTACGCAGGCGACATTGCCAACCTGAGCAGCGTCTCCGCACCGGTCACCGTCACCATCGCCGCTCCGGACTATACCGTCACCGCCTCCCCGTCCTCCGCAACCATCAAGGCCGGACAATCCGCCACCACCACCCTCACCGTTACCCCTGTGGGTGGCTACACGGGCACGGTCAAGTTCTCCTGTGGTACCCTGCCCACCGGAGTGACCTGCAACTTCGCTCCATCCTCCATAACGCCGTCCACCGGCTCGGCAACCTCCACTCTAACCATCACGACAACCGCACCACCGACTGCCTTCCTGCGTAACCTATCCGGTCCGCTACAAGGGATCGCCTGGGCCAGTCTCCTCTTGCTGACCCTATCCCCCCGCCGCGTATTCGGATTCAATCGCCGCCTCGCACGCGCAAGCCTGCTCACACTCTTGTTGGCCGCTGGTCTGCTGTCGTTCTCAGGCTGCAGTTCTTCCTCACCCTCTAACCCTCCCACCAATCCGGGCACCCCAGTAGGTGTCCAGACCGTCACCCTGACCACGACAGACTCCTCCGGCAACCTTTCACACGCCATCAACTTCCAGGTGACGGTCCAATAA
- a CDS encoding TetR/AcrR family transcriptional regulator → MIRFVAVGFRGGREGEDRDMGKGELTRQRIIEEAAPIFNQRGFAGCSMQDVLDATGLEKGGVYRHFESKEELAAEAFRYAWARVAKARREGQDAIPGSVEKLRYSVRRFAETPGIFPGGCPLMNTAIDADDGNPLLRSLVCAAMKEWKARLASIVEDGIADGEIRGEVQPRRVANVIIATLEGALMISRLEGNRVAVQDARDGLEIMLGQIVAE, encoded by the coding sequence TTGATTCGTTTTGTTGCTGTAGGATTTCGGGGCGGGCGCGAGGGTGAGGATAGAGATATGGGAAAAGGGGAGTTAACGCGGCAGAGGATCATTGAAGAGGCGGCACCGATCTTTAATCAGCGGGGGTTTGCTGGGTGCTCGATGCAGGATGTGCTGGATGCGACGGGGCTGGAGAAGGGTGGGGTGTACCGTCACTTCGAGAGCAAGGAGGAGCTGGCGGCGGAGGCGTTTCGGTATGCGTGGGCGCGGGTGGCGAAGGCGCGGCGGGAAGGGCAGGATGCGATTCCGGGTTCGGTGGAGAAGCTGAGGTACTCGGTGAGGCGGTTTGCGGAGACTCCGGGAATCTTTCCGGGGGGGTGTCCGCTGATGAATACGGCGATCGATGCGGATGATGGGAATCCGCTGCTGCGGAGCCTGGTGTGCGCTGCGATGAAGGAGTGGAAGGCTCGGCTGGCGAGCATTGTGGAGGATGGGATTGCGGATGGGGAGATTCGGGGTGAGGTTCAGCCTCGGCGGGTTGCGAACGTGATCATTGCGACGTTGGAAGGCGCATTGATGATCAGCCGTCTGGAAGGGAATCGGGTGGCGGTACAAGACGCGAGGGACGGGCTTGAGATCATGCTGGGTCAGATTGTGGCGGAGTGA